The sequence TATTTTCAAAAAGTTCCATTAGAAGTAGCTAGAGTTCCACAAGGGAATGTTCAAATCAATGACGCTGTTTTTCAGATAGGTGAAGATGTAGTCACATTTGATGCTGCAAGTGGCGCATACAACACTATTGTTTATGTTGGCTACGGAATTGAAGACGGTGACTACTCGGACTACAAAGAACTGGATGTAACAGGGAAATTGGTTTTAATTAAATCTGGTGAACCAGTAAATGCCGATGGAACTTATAGTCTTTCAGGAACCAATAAAAAATCTGCTTGGAGCAATATGTCCGAAGCCATGGGCAAAAAATCCAACCTTGCCATTGAAAAGGGAGCTGAAGGTGTTTTATATTATGACACCCAAAATTATCTCAGGTTCAAAGGTTATTTTGATTTTATGAAAAATAATAAAGGTGGGAAGATGTCTCTAAAGGAAGAGGTTACTGACAGTTTTATTGTTCTACTGAATCAAGAATCTTCTACAGCTATAATGCCAGACATTGAAAAAGAAAATACACCCAAAATTATTTCCGCATCTATAAAACTTAATGCCACAAGCGGAAACGATGAAGTAAATTCTGAAAATGTAATTGCAATCATCAAAGGATCGGAAAAACCCGATGAATACGTAGTGGTGTCTTCTCATTTAGACCACATTGGTGTTACTGCAGATGGTCAAATAAATAATGGTGCTGATGATGATGGTTCTGGAAGTGTGGCACTGCTAGAAATTGCGGAAGCTTTTAAAACCGCTAAAGAAGCTGGACAAGGACCTAAACGTTCCATAGTGTTTTTGCATGTTACAGGTGAGGAAAAAGGACTGTTGGGTTCAAAATATTATACAGACTATGACCCTGTTTTGCCATTGGCGCAAACCGTGGCAAACCTTAATATTGATATGATCGGTAGAATTGACCCTAAAAGAGAGGGAGACAGAAACTATTTATATTTAATTGGCTCTGACAAACTGAGTACGGATTTGCACAATCTTTCTGAGGAGGTCAATAAAAAATACACCAATATCGAGTTTGATTATACGTATAACGATGAGAATGATCCCAACAGATTTTATTACAGAAGCGATCATTACAACTTTGCTAAAAACAACATTCCCATTATTTTCTATTTTAATGGAACCCATGCAGATTATCACAGACCAGGAGATACACCTGATAAGATAAATTACGATCTTTTGGAAAATAGAACACGGCTTGTTTTTTATACGGTTTGGGAAGTTGCTAATAGAGAAAATAAGGTAGTGGTGGACAAGGCCTCTAAGTAGAAATTACATATTGGATTAAAACAAAAAAGCCCTCTTTTAAAGAGGGCTTTTTTTTGGGTGGAAGACGGGATTCGAACCCGCGACCCTCGGTACCACAAACCGATGCTCTAACCAGCTGAGCTACAACCACCATTTAAGCGGTTGCAAAAATACTTTTTTTTATTAATTCAATCAAAAGAATTTGAACTTTACATTCACAAAAAACAAAAAGATTTGTTCTCATTTCTTCTTTAGCAGTTTCACAGTTTTGTATTTGTCCATATTCAAACTAATGAATTATAGCATAATCAATACTATTCTAGGTATTCTCTATACTCATATTTCTTACAAAAAATCGATGAAATACACTCTTTGATGGATAAAACACACAATTATCGTTTGTTCACAACAATTACTTCCAAAAAAAACTATTGAAAAGTATTTTTACCAATCATGCATTTATAAGGTTTTATGTCCCAAATAAACCATTCCCTAAAACTCCAAAACCTACTTGGAAAAGTAGTCATGATTTTTTGTACACTATTCTTTGCTTCTTCTGTTGAGGCCCAAAAAGATAAAAGAGATAGTATAGCATACAGATTAAAACGATTGGAATCTACAAATCGTTTTAACCCAAAGGACACCACTCATATAAAATTATTATCAAATCTGGCATCTACCTATCGCTATATTAATAATGATAGTCTTTACTCAATTTCAAATAGGGTTTTACAACTTAGTAAAGCTGTAAACTATACTTATGGCAAAATAAGAGCTAATGAAGCTTTAGGCTACTACTATTCTGATGAAGGAGACCGACAAAAATCTAAGACATTATTGAAAAAAGCCCTAAAGTTGGCCGTAGATGAAGGAGACAAGCGGTCAGAATTAAACATTATCAATGGTTTGGCCAATGATTACCGGGATGACGGTAATTTTGCTAATGCACTAAGTCTGAATTTAACAGGAATTGATGTTGCCAAGCAGATTGATAGTAAACCCATGCTTTCCATTTTTAATGAAAACATTGCCAGTTTGTATGCAGACCAAAAGGACTTTGAAAATGCACTTGTTTTTTATGATACTGTACAGGCAATAAACAAAGCTTTGGGCAACGAAAAAATTCACGCCGAAACTCAGAGTAATATGGCTTCGCTCTACAAAGATTCAGAGAACTTTGATCATGCCATGTTCAACATTAATAAAAGTATAACCACATTTGAAAAGTTAAAAATATATGATTGGTTGGCTTATGCATATGAGGTGAAAGGGAGTATTTACTTGGAGCAAAAAAAGTATCAATGGGCACTCTATTGGTATGACCAAAGTAACTTGTTACACGATCAGCAGTTGGACGACGATAGAGAAAAAATTCAATTGCTCAATGGCATGGCCCAGGTATATTTAGGCTTGGAAAGAGACAGTCTCTCATTGCAATATGCAAATGAAGGTTTACAATTATCTAAGAAAATTAAATCATTACAAGGTCAAATAGATTGTTCTGAAACACTGTATGAGCTATATAAAAACAAAGGTGACAACAGTAGTGCGCTAGCCCACCTAGAAACCTTTACCAAACTTTCAGACTCGCTTTCCAAGGATAAGAATGAGCAAAGTCTTTCTTTGTTAAGGACTAAAATGCAATATGAACAGGAAAAGCAAGATCTTATTGCTGCTAATGAAGTGGCATTGGCCAAACAAAGGAACTATATCTATTTTGCCATAACCATACTTATCATTCTAGCAGCTATTACATTTATAATAAGACGTAGCGGAAATATTCAGAAAAAGCTTTTTAAAGAACTACAAGAAAAGTCTGAAGTGGTAAGTGAAAGAGAATCCGAACTAAAAGAAATCAATAAGACAAAAACCAAACTATTCTCTATTATTGGTCATGACTTAAGAGGTCCTATTGGAGCATTACAAGGAATGCTAAAATTATTCACTGACGGGGAAATTGGAAAAAACGAATTCATCTCTTTTATTCCCAAATTAAAATCTGATGTAGAAAACATCTCTTTCGCCTTAAACAATCTCTTGTCATGGGGACAAACTCAACTTAACGGAGTTGTTACTAAACCCAAAAGAGTTTCTTTGGATAAAATAGTTAGCGGAAACATTAGTTTACTTTCTGAAGTGGCTGCCGGTAAATCAATAAAAATAATAAATCAATTACCGGAAAACCCACTTATTTGGGCGGATCAAAATCAAATTGATATTGTTGTCAGAAACTTGCTGAGCAATGCAATCAAGTTTACTCCAGAAGATGGTCTTATTACCATTGAAGCTGAGGAGAAAAGAGACGTATGGCAAATTATGATTCGTGATACCGGGATTGGTATGAACAAAGAAATTCAGAAAAAAGTCTTTGCAGGCACCAACAACATAACCACCTATGGTACCAATAACGAAAGGGGTACTGGTTTGGGTCTTTCTCTTTGTAAAGAAATGATTATTAAAAATAATGGTGAGATATGGGTAGAAAGCGTTTTACGCAAAGGTTCTTCCTTTTACTTTACTGTTCCAAAAGCGGAAAAAAGATATCAAAAAGCTAGCTGATCAAATAAGGCTATCTAGATTATCCACTCCAACAAATCGTTCCACGTTAAAGCCCTCGGCATGTTCCACTCCTATTAATCTACCTAAATCCCTAGCTCGGTAATTTACACTATCTATAAAGTTTTTACTGCTAATGGGTGTCTCAGGCTCTTCACTATTAGGATCAAAAAACTGTGAACTATACGCCAAAATGGATTCTGTCTTTTTTTCAATAAAGCCAGACACATCCAATACAAAATCTGGTTCCAAGTTTTTCCATTGTATATAATGATAAATACGCTTGGGGCGCCAGGCTTCTTGCCATGCATCGTCACCATCCATTTTTGTATCTATTTTTACCAGACCGCTCAAAAAACAGGCATCACTAACCAATTTACTTCCTTTGGGATGATCTATATGCCTATCATCAATAGCATTACAGAGCACAACTTCTGGGCGATATTTGCGAACCATTTTAATGATTTCCAGTTGGTGTTCTTTGTCATTCACAAAAAAACCATCTGCAAACTCCATATTCTCCCGAACCGCAATACCTAAAATTTTAGCGGCCTCGGCAGCTTCTTTATCTCGAATTTCCGCTGATCCCCGTGTTCCCAATTCGCCACGGGTCAAATCAATTATTCCAATCTTCTTTCCTCTGGAAACTTCTTTGGCAATTGTACCCCCTGCACCTAATTCAGCATCATCAGGATGTGCTCCAAATACTAAAATGTCTAATTTCATTAACGTGTTGTTATGCTGGCACAGCCATGGATTTCACTTTTGAAATGGCTTGCTCAATATCTCCTACTAAGTCCTCTATTTCCTCTATACCTAACGAGAATCTTATCAAAGAATCTTTAATTCCTTGCTTTTTGCGATCCTCTG is a genomic window of Flagellimonas sp. CMM7 containing:
- a CDS encoding M28 family peptidase yields the protein MKKIALIVFSLAFSCNTAQKTVSEVSNTVKEADPVVYAETITQDELKEHLYIYASDEFEGRETGQPGQKKAVAYLKEQYETLGIPAAKKDGDYFQKVPLEVARVPQGNVQINDAVFQIGEDVVTFDAASGAYNTIVYVGYGIEDGDYSDYKELDVTGKLVLIKSGEPVNADGTYSLSGTNKKSAWSNMSEAMGKKSNLAIEKGAEGVLYYDTQNYLRFKGYFDFMKNNKGGKMSLKEEVTDSFIVLLNQESSTAIMPDIEKENTPKIISASIKLNATSGNDEVNSENVIAIIKGSEKPDEYVVVSSHLDHIGVTADGQINNGADDDGSGSVALLEIAEAFKTAKEAGQGPKRSIVFLHVTGEEKGLLGSKYYTDYDPVLPLAQTVANLNIDMIGRIDPKREGDRNYLYLIGSDKLSTDLHNLSEEVNKKYTNIEFDYTYNDENDPNRFYYRSDHYNFAKNNIPIIFYFNGTHADYHRPGDTPDKINYDLLENRTRLVFYTVWEVANRENKVVVDKASK
- the bshB1 gene encoding bacillithiol biosynthesis deacetylase BshB1, giving the protein MKLDILVFGAHPDDAELGAGGTIAKEVSRGKKIGIIDLTRGELGTRGSAEIRDKEAAEAAKILGIAVRENMEFADGFFVNDKEHQLEIIKMVRKYRPEVVLCNAIDDRHIDHPKGSKLVSDACFLSGLVKIDTKMDGDDAWQEAWRPKRIYHYIQWKNLEPDFVLDVSGFIEKKTESILAYSSQFFDPNSEEPETPISSKNFIDSVNYRARDLGRLIGVEHAEGFNVERFVGVDNLDSLI
- a CDS encoding ATP-binding protein, producing the protein MSQINHSLKLQNLLGKVVMIFCTLFFASSVEAQKDKRDSIAYRLKRLESTNRFNPKDTTHIKLLSNLASTYRYINNDSLYSISNRVLQLSKAVNYTYGKIRANEALGYYYSDEGDRQKSKTLLKKALKLAVDEGDKRSELNIINGLANDYRDDGNFANALSLNLTGIDVAKQIDSKPMLSIFNENIASLYADQKDFENALVFYDTVQAINKALGNEKIHAETQSNMASLYKDSENFDHAMFNINKSITTFEKLKIYDWLAYAYEVKGSIYLEQKKYQWALYWYDQSNLLHDQQLDDDREKIQLLNGMAQVYLGLERDSLSLQYANEGLQLSKKIKSLQGQIDCSETLYELYKNKGDNSSALAHLETFTKLSDSLSKDKNEQSLSLLRTKMQYEQEKQDLIAANEVALAKQRNYIYFAITILIILAAITFIIRRSGNIQKKLFKELQEKSEVVSERESELKEINKTKTKLFSIIGHDLRGPIGALQGMLKLFTDGEIGKNEFISFIPKLKSDVENISFALNNLLSWGQTQLNGVVTKPKRVSLDKIVSGNISLLSEVAAGKSIKIINQLPENPLIWADQNQIDIVVRNLLSNAIKFTPEDGLITIEAEEKRDVWQIMIRDTGIGMNKEIQKKVFAGTNNITTYGTNNERGTGLGLSLCKEMIIKNNGEIWVESVLRKGSSFYFTVPKAEKRYQKAS